In Rhizophagus irregularis chromosome 12, complete sequence, a single window of DNA contains:
- a CDS encoding Developmentally-regulated GTP-binding protein 2, producing MGILEKISEIEKEISRTQKNKATEYHLGLLKAKLAKYRVQLLEPTKGSGLKGEGFDVMKSGDARVALIGFPSVGKSTLLNKLTKTHSEAGAYEFTTLTCIPGKIEHNGANIQLLDLPGIIEGAAQGKGRGRQVIAVARTADLIVMMLDATKSGQQRTLLERELEAVGIRLNRGKPNVYFKVKTGGGISFNATVKLSHLNEKMVYHILHDYKIFNAEVLVREDITVDEFIDVVLGNRKYIKCLYVYNKIDSITLEELDKLAHELNTIVISCEMDLNLDYLVDQMWRHLNLLRVYTKKRGEYPDLEGGLIVRKGATVEHVCHAIHRSLADEFRYALVWGTSTKHNPQRVGLSHIVDNEDIIQVVKKK from the exons atggGTATCTTAGAAAAGATTTcagaaattgaaaaagaaatatcaagaactcaaaaaaataaag CTACCGAGTATCACCTTGGTTTACTAAAGGCAAAGTTAGCAAAGTATAGAGTTCAATTATTGGAACCTACAAAAGGTTCCGGTTTAAAA GGGGAAGGATTTGATGTTATGAAATCTGGAGATGCTCGTGTAGCTTTAATTGGATTTCCTTCAGTTGGTAAatcaacattattaaataaactcaCAAAAACTCATTCTGAAGCTGGAGCATATGAATTCACAACTCTTACATGTATACCTGGAAAGATTGAGCATAATGGAGCAAATATTCAATTACTTGATTTACCGGGAATCATCGAAGGGGCTGCACAAG gcAAGGGACGTGGTAGACAAGTTATTGCTGTAGCGAGAACAGCAGATTTGATTGTAATGATGTTAGATGCTACAAAAAGTGGTCAACAACGTACATTATTAGAACGTGAGTTAGAAGCAGTTGGCATTCGATTAAATCGTGGAAAACCGAATGTTTATTTTAAG gTTAAAACAGGTGGCGGAATTAGTTTTAATGCAACTGTAAAATTATCacatttaaatgaaaaaatggtTTATCATATTTTACATGATTACA AGATATTCAATGCTGAAGTATTAGTGCGTGAGGATATTACAGTTGATGAGTTTATTGACGTAGTTTTGggaaatagaaaatatatcAAATGTCTTTATGTTTATAATAAGATCGATTCTATTACATTGGAGGAATTAGATAAATTGGCTCATGAACTAAATACTATTGTCATTAG ttgtgAAATGGATTTAAATCTTGATTATCTAGTCGATCAAATGTGGAgacatttgaatttattacgAGTTTATACGAAAAAAAGAGGAGAATATCCCGACCTTGAAGGTGGATTAATTGTTAGAAAAGGCGCTACTGTTGAGCATGTG TGTCATGCAATTCATCGTTCCTTAGCTGATGAATTTAGATATGCATTGGTTTGG GGAACTTCTACTAAGCATAATCCACAAAGAGTTGGATTATCACACATAGTAGATAATGAAGACATCATTCAAG tcgtTAAGAAGAAATAG